A single Anopheles arabiensis isolate DONGOLA chromosome 2, AaraD3, whole genome shotgun sequence DNA region contains:
- the LOC120908690 gene encoding uncharacterized protein LOC120908690 isoform X2 — protein sequence MTTAMMMVDNFECAGYTFYSKFDSGNLGKVELVRCCEGLGIVGNTVSSGTSGVPVIGSGSSAIGPGSTSASAIVAATLGIGLHQQQQQQHHGLLSSVSGSGSAAATPGANAGGSLGMPIPSPTPHATENPLVEVEFNLWTRPDCAGTPYENQNRTWFHFAVTGGRPNQIVKFNVMNLNKQAKLFSQGMHPVTKVGPNGRWERIKDKPSYSITNDVFFISFLHKVPEVGGDTTRIYYAFTFPFTYTELMDQLSTFDRKFGRHPFELHKMAYDISQKYDSLPATAAEESKNISNLAPHRRKGKLSKMERVDRTSPESFDETARDGVGEGSSPGKEVLAEAAKSLQTVLGPGGAGGMVIDENTSESMQQITNLVNKVKIELPQGGGEMKQPAQQASSSASATKAKLPSFHHQLNVASAAATAANPSPEDDQKADPRDEIYYCRELLTHSIEHRRIELLTISSFHGIQTARETRLRNLFPDEAAQRCHTFREKKIVFISSRVHPGETPASFVLNGFLSMLLDRKSIVSQTLRRMYVFKIIPFLNPDGVYNGLYRSDTRGHNLNRVYISPCHETQPAIYAARKLIRYYHLGVDEVESYELEKEKEHVHGEGSKEAIGVVDPESATPAGEGSAPVDSSGGNVKMALKKESDSVEQDTPAASDSGFSEASSTSSSLTSKVASSAALPIQSSADSTGSPPTADSTPPAVVQPQSLVAAATTAAQVFTEKLIPELNPIVSEGTVPTASSSNNLAPATVRGTAGGRSASSLSLKKSIHSVTAKVDTGKGGIGKSAHHKQHVLNKPQFLGATPGTLKFKEFLVHPHHHHHHHHHHHHHHHYLAGGGAAGGVAGTGGAMSAGGNAQGQVVATLHGGKMALGAFKKGSAGGKQQATSSSTSSLIGVGGAGRASGSGGTVLGDGGTTVGGKNRPQTPQTNAAQYSHYRSHRNEYLNPVMGGGGVGGVPRSLNISLDFLAQLDERHDRVVYEDRSNLFMYIDLHGHASKKGVFMYGNHLPSTVEAVECMLLPRLMSLNSQHFHFDACNFSERNMYYKGKRDGLSKEGSGRVAVYKSTGLIKSYTLECNYNTGKCVNILPPRGKEIVAKTTHTLVPPKYTPAVFEEVGKALGPSILDLTNSNPLSRLPNCEFRTLQGLRNALRIEIERGSSKARVTNKTQKSHTKRLANQLSCSIDVAKENAIQWDHSLGAPVVGVAGGAGQQTGVPGPTVAVASKMVGDPDAATLLLAGGGGGTSGASGATGAGSTQHPRQVLKASGSSVTLKTTHVVGAGGAGGKISRKVGAFGKPKKSKVLCDVSGTGGGVGVGVGGGVVGAVGPGGKKLQELMLRSTKEQVPRKKIKVSAQQASELCFKGGIGSGSLPNFLTVVPGTLADLPALGAGKKVKSESKLLDVNDMQCDDSFDAAPCCSYTGGGTASPGTTIVTTTHAGISKLISTYTQAAASELHTTVGGTTVTTEALICSGGGVGGGVVGGGSVGVGDVVTASSSMGPSMESVVVGVGGGGGAGSIASGSGGSSSGEGKVGTKFGKGTLKPKQTKLAKSTKSGTDAGGKKLLKKKRSLKTDSSLKRKKTRVKPALT from the exons GACTCGGAATCGTGGGCAACACGGTATCGAGTGGGACGTCTGGTGTTCCCGTTATCGGTTCGGGGAGCAGTGCCATCGGGCCGGGCAGTACGAGCGCTTCCGCCATAGTAGCAGCCACGCTGGGGATTGGcttgcatcagcagcagcagcagcaacaccatgGACTGCTTTCGTCGGTGTCCGGAAGTGGCAGCGCTGCCGCAACGCCCGGTGCTAACGCCGGCGGGTCCCTCGGGATGCCCATTCCCTCGCCCACACCGCACGCGACGGAGAACCCGCTGGTGGAGGTGGAGTTCAATCTGTGGACCCGCCCGGACTGTGCCGGCACGCCGTACGAGAATCAGAACCGGACCTGGTTTCATTTCGCGGTGACGGGCGGACGGCCCAACCAAATCGTAAAGTTTAATGTGATGAATCTAAACAAGCAGGCGAAACTGTTCAGCCAGGGCATGCACCCGGTCACGAAGGTGGGACCGAACGGGCGCTGGGAACGGATCAAAGATAAACCATCGTATTCG ATTACGAACGATGTGTTCTTCATCTCCTTCCTGCACAAGGTGCCAGAGGTGGGCGGTGACACGACGCGGATCTATTACGCGTTTACGTTTCCCTTCACCTACACCGAGCTGATGGACCAGCTGTCCACGTTCGATCGCAAGTTTGGTCGCCATCCGTTCGAGCTGCACAAGATGGCGTACGACATTTCGCAAAAGTACGACTCGCTGCCGGCGACCGCGGCGGAGGAATCGAAAAACATCTCCAACCTGGCACCGCACCGCCGGAAAGGGAAACTGTCGAAGATGGAGCGCGTCGACCGTACCAGCCCGGAATCGTTCGACGAAACGGCACGCGACGGGGTCGGCGAAGGTTCGTCGCCGGGCAAGGAAGTGTTGGCGGAGGCGGCCAAATCGCTGCAAACCGTGCTCGGGCCCGGCGGTGCCGGTGGGATGGTAATTGATGAAAACACCTCCGAATCGATGCAGCAGATTACAAACCTTGTGAACAAGGTGAAAATAGAGTTACCGCAGGGTGGTGGTGAAATGAAACAACCCGCACAACAAGCGTCCTCGTCGGCGTCCGCAACGAAAGCAAAGTTACCGTCGTTTCACCATCAGCTCAACGTGGCATCGGCGGCGGCGACTGCCGCCAATCCCTCCCCGGAGGACGATCAGAAGGCGGACCCACGGGACGAGATCTACTACTGCCGCGAGCTGCTGACGCACTCGATCGAGCACCGCCGCATCGAGCTGCTCACCATCAGCTCCTTTCACGGGATTCAGACGGCGCGCGAGACGCGCCTGCGCAATCTGTTCCCGGACGAGGCGGCCCAGCGCTGCCATACGTTTAGGGAGAAGAAGATCGTGTTCATCTCTTCCCGCGTGCATCCGGGCGAAACGCCGGCCAGCTTCGTGCTGAACGGGTTTCTCAGCATGCTGCTGGATCGGAAGAGCATCGTCTCGCAGACGCTTCGGCGGATGTACGTGTTCAAGATAATTCCCTTCCTGAACCCGGACGGCGTGTACAACGGGCTGTACCGGTCGGATACGCGCGGTCACAATCTCAACCGGGTGTACATTAGCCCCTGCCACGAGACGCAACCGGCGATCTATGCCGCCAGGAAGTTGATTAG GTACTACCATCTCGGTGTGGATGAAGTTGAATCGTACGAactggaaaaggaaaaggagcaCGTGCACGGGGAAGGATCCAAGGAAGCGATCGGTGTTGTCGATCCCGAAAGTGCTACACCAGCCGGAGAAGGATCCGCACCGGTGGATTCATCGGGAGGCAATGTGAAAATGGCACTGAAAAAAG AATCGGATTCAGTCGAGCAGGACACACCGGCGGCGTCCGATTCCGGGTTCAGCGAGGCAAGCTCCACCTCGTCCTCGCTGACGTCGAAGGTTGCATCGAGCGCCGCGCTGCCCATTCAATCATCCGCCGATTCCACTGGCAGCCCGCCCACAGCCGATTCCACGCCGCCAGCCGTCGTGCAGCCGCAATCGCTCGTGGCCGCTGCTACGACTGCGGCCCAAGTTTTCACCGAGAaactcattccggagctaaatCCGATCGTTAGCGAAGGGACGGTACCCACcgctagcagcagcaacaaccttGCACCCGCTACAGTCCGCGGTACTGCGGGCGGCCGAAGCGCTTCTAGCCTGAGCttgaaaaaatcaatccaCTCGGTAACGGCCAAGGTCGACACGGGAAAGGGTGGCATCGGCAAGAGCGCCCATCACAAGCAGCACGTGCTGAACAAGCCACAGTTTCTCGGTGCGACCCCCGGCACGCTCAAGTTCAAGGAGTTTCTGGTACATccgcatcaccatcaccatcaccatcatcaccatcatcaccaccatcactatCTGGCGGGGGGAGGAGCAGCGGGTGGAGTAGCTGGCACGGGTGGTGCCATGTCAGCGGGCGGAAACGCTCAAGGGCAGGTCGTAGCCACGCTGCACGGTGGCAAAATGGCGCTGGGCGCGTTCAAAAAGGGCTCCGCAGGTGGCAAGCAGCAAGCTACGTCCTCCTCCACGTCGTCCTTGATCGGTGTGGGTGGTGCTGGTCGAGCTTCCGGCAGTGGTGGAACTGTCCTTGGTGACGGTGGAACCACGGTGGGTGGTAAAAATCGCCCCCAAACGCCTCAAACCAACGCTGCACAGTACAGCCATTATCGATCGCACCGCAACGAGTACCTTAATCCGGTGATGGGCGGCGGTGGCGTTGGCGGTGTGCCGCGCAGCCTGAACATTAGCCTGGACTTTCTGGCCCAGCTGGACGAGCGGCACGATCGGGTGGTGTACGAGGACCGTAGCAATCTGTTCATGTACATCGATCTGCACGGGCACGCCTCGAAGAAGGGCGTGTTCATGTACGGGAACCATCTGCCGAGCACGGTCGAAGCGGTCGAGTGCATGCTGCTGCCGCGGCTGATGAGCCTCAACTCGCAGCACTTCCATTTCGATGCGTGTAATTTCAGCGAGCGCAACATGTACTACAA GGGTAAGCGGGACGGTCTGTCGAAGGAAGGATCGGGACGTGTGGCCGTGTACAAGAGCACCGGTTTGATCAAGAGCTACACGCTGGAATGCAACTACAACACTGGCAAGTGCGTCAACATACTGCCACCCCGGGGTAAGGAGATTGTGGCCAAAACGACGCACACGCTTGTACCCCCGAAGTATACGCCGGCCGTATTCGAGGAG GTTGGGAAAGCCCTCGGACCATCCATTTTGGATCTCACCAACTCGAACCCACTGTCCCGATTGCCGAACTGCGAGTTTCGCACCCTGCAGGGGCTGCGCAACGCGCTGCGGATCGAAATCGAGCGCGGCTCGTCGAAGGCACGCGTCACCAATAAG ACCCAGAAGTCCCACACGAAGCGGCTGGCCAATCAGCTGTCCTGCTCGATAGACGTAGCGAAGGAAAACGCAATCCAGTGGGATCATTCGCTCGGCGCACCGGTGGTCGGTGTGGCCGGCGGCGCAGGGCAGCAAACGGGTGTCCCCGGCCCGACCGTCGCCGTCGCGAGCAAGATGGTGGGTGATCCGGATGCGGCCACACTGTTACTAGCCGGTGGAGGGGGTGGCACCAGTGGCGCGTCCGGTGCTACCGGTGCCGGATCGACGCAACACCCCCGGCAGGTGCTGAAAGCGAGCGGTTCATCGGTGACGCTTAAAACGACACACGTGGTCGGTGCCGGTGGAGCCGGTGGAAAGATTTCCCGCAAGGTCGGTGCCTTCGGTAAGCCGAAAAAATCAAAAGTCCTGTGCGATGTGAGCGgcaccggtggtggtgttggtgtcgGTGTGGGTGGTGGCGTTGTTGGGGCGGTGGGCCCCGGTGGTAAGAAACTCCAGGAGCTAATGCTCCGCAGCACGAAGGAACAAGTGCCTCGCAAAAAGATCAAAGTATCGGCCCAGCAGGCCTCGGAGCTGTGCTTTAAGGGTGGCATTGGGTCGGGCTCGCTGCCCAACTTCCTCACCGTGGTGCCGGGCACGCTGGCCGACCTTCCGGCACTGGGCGCGGGCAAGAAGGTGAAATCGGAAAGCAAACTACTGGACGTGAACGATATGCAGTGCGATGATAGCTTCGATGCGGCACCGTGCTGTTCGTACACCGGTGGTGGCACTGCGTCACCGGGCACCACGATCGTTACCACCACGCACGCTGGCATCTCGAAGCTGATCTCGACGTACACACAGGCAGCAGCAAGCGAGCTGCACACGACGGTCGGCGGCACCACGGTCACAACGGAAGCGTTGATttgcagcggtggtggtgttggcggtGGTGTCGTTGGTGGCGGCAGCGTTGGTGTCGGTGATGTGGTCACGGCTTCGTCTTCGATGGGTCCTTCGATGGAGAGTGTTGTTgtcggtgttggtggtggtggtggtgctggtagcATCGCTAGCGGGAGTGGCGGTAGCAGCAGTGGCGAAGGGAAGGTCGGCACCAAGTTTGGCAAGGGTACGCTCAAGCCTAAGCAAACCAAGCTGGCCAAGTCGACCAAATCGGGCACCGATGCCGGCGGGAAGAAGCTGCTGAAGAAGAAACGCTCCCTTAAGACGGACTCGAGCTTGAAGCGAAAGAAGACGCGTGTTAAGCCGGCCCTGACGTAG
- the LOC120908690 gene encoding uncharacterized protein LOC120908690 isoform X1, with translation MTTAMMMVDNFECAGYTFYSKFDSGNLGKVELVRCCEGLGIVGNTVSSGTSGVPVIGSGSSAIGPGSTSASAIVAATLGIGLHQQQQQQHHGLLSSVSGSGSAAATPGANAGGSLGMPIPSPTPHATENPLVEVEFNLWTRPDCAGTPYENQNRTWFHFAVTGGRPNQIVKFNVMNLNKQAKLFSQGMHPVTKVGPNGRWERIKDKPSYSITNDVFFISFLHKVPEVGGDTTRIYYAFTFPFTYTELMDQLSTFDRKFGRHPFELHKMAYDISQKYDSLPATAAEESKNISNLAPHRRKGKLSKMERVDRTSPESFDETARDGVGEGSSPGKEVLAEAAKSLQTVLGPGGAGGMVIDENTSESMQQITNLVNKVKIELPQGGGEMKQPAQQASSSASATKAKLPSFHHQLNVASAAATAANPSPEDDQKADPRDEIYYCRELLTHSIEHRRIELLTISSFHGIQTARETRLRNLFPDEAAQRCHTFREKKIVFISSRVHPGETPASFVLNGFLSMLLDRKSIVSQTLRRMYVFKIIPFLNPDGVYNGLYRSDTRGHNLNRVYISPCHETQPAIYAARKLIRYYHLGVDEVESYELEKEKEHVHGEGSKEAIGVVDPESATPAGEGSAPVDSSGGNVKMALKKVKRLSSTMSLPVDGSIRKRRTPSLSSTPQSTVSVASERRSVIAFVTPAEPATSLSNRAKSTISPSSSSSSSSASWSDKLLGKILRRRRAKAGASGACVSTGSGAKLSPIAQALPKPTLVLPAVAEEESTSTAEEPALSAAKSSPSSPELVSSPTGLTNANTTTTASVASSPLTDESDSVEQDTPAASDSGFSEASSTSSSLTSKVASSAALPIQSSADSTGSPPTADSTPPAVVQPQSLVAAATTAAQVFTEKLIPELNPIVSEGTVPTASSSNNLAPATVRGTAGGRSASSLSLKKSIHSVTAKVDTGKGGIGKSAHHKQHVLNKPQFLGATPGTLKFKEFLVHPHHHHHHHHHHHHHHHYLAGGGAAGGVAGTGGAMSAGGNAQGQVVATLHGGKMALGAFKKGSAGGKQQATSSSTSSLIGVGGAGRASGSGGTVLGDGGTTVGGKNRPQTPQTNAAQYSHYRSHRNEYLNPVMGGGGVGGVPRSLNISLDFLAQLDERHDRVVYEDRSNLFMYIDLHGHASKKGVFMYGNHLPSTVEAVECMLLPRLMSLNSQHFHFDACNFSERNMYYKGKRDGLSKEGSGRVAVYKSTGLIKSYTLECNYNTGKCVNILPPRGKEIVAKTTHTLVPPKYTPAVFEEVGKALGPSILDLTNSNPLSRLPNCEFRTLQGLRNALRIEIERGSSKARVTNKTQKSHTKRLANQLSCSIDVAKENAIQWDHSLGAPVVGVAGGAGQQTGVPGPTVAVASKMVGDPDAATLLLAGGGGGTSGASGATGAGSTQHPRQVLKASGSSVTLKTTHVVGAGGAGGKISRKVGAFGKPKKSKVLCDVSGTGGGVGVGVGGGVVGAVGPGGKKLQELMLRSTKEQVPRKKIKVSAQQASELCFKGGIGSGSLPNFLTVVPGTLADLPALGAGKKVKSESKLLDVNDMQCDDSFDAAPCCSYTGGGTASPGTTIVTTTHAGISKLISTYTQAAASELHTTVGGTTVTTEALICSGGGVGGGVVGGGSVGVGDVVTASSSMGPSMESVVVGVGGGGGAGSIASGSGGSSSGEGKVGTKFGKGTLKPKQTKLAKSTKSGTDAGGKKLLKKKRSLKTDSSLKRKKTRVKPALT, from the exons GACTCGGAATCGTGGGCAACACGGTATCGAGTGGGACGTCTGGTGTTCCCGTTATCGGTTCGGGGAGCAGTGCCATCGGGCCGGGCAGTACGAGCGCTTCCGCCATAGTAGCAGCCACGCTGGGGATTGGcttgcatcagcagcagcagcagcaacaccatgGACTGCTTTCGTCGGTGTCCGGAAGTGGCAGCGCTGCCGCAACGCCCGGTGCTAACGCCGGCGGGTCCCTCGGGATGCCCATTCCCTCGCCCACACCGCACGCGACGGAGAACCCGCTGGTGGAGGTGGAGTTCAATCTGTGGACCCGCCCGGACTGTGCCGGCACGCCGTACGAGAATCAGAACCGGACCTGGTTTCATTTCGCGGTGACGGGCGGACGGCCCAACCAAATCGTAAAGTTTAATGTGATGAATCTAAACAAGCAGGCGAAACTGTTCAGCCAGGGCATGCACCCGGTCACGAAGGTGGGACCGAACGGGCGCTGGGAACGGATCAAAGATAAACCATCGTATTCG ATTACGAACGATGTGTTCTTCATCTCCTTCCTGCACAAGGTGCCAGAGGTGGGCGGTGACACGACGCGGATCTATTACGCGTTTACGTTTCCCTTCACCTACACCGAGCTGATGGACCAGCTGTCCACGTTCGATCGCAAGTTTGGTCGCCATCCGTTCGAGCTGCACAAGATGGCGTACGACATTTCGCAAAAGTACGACTCGCTGCCGGCGACCGCGGCGGAGGAATCGAAAAACATCTCCAACCTGGCACCGCACCGCCGGAAAGGGAAACTGTCGAAGATGGAGCGCGTCGACCGTACCAGCCCGGAATCGTTCGACGAAACGGCACGCGACGGGGTCGGCGAAGGTTCGTCGCCGGGCAAGGAAGTGTTGGCGGAGGCGGCCAAATCGCTGCAAACCGTGCTCGGGCCCGGCGGTGCCGGTGGGATGGTAATTGATGAAAACACCTCCGAATCGATGCAGCAGATTACAAACCTTGTGAACAAGGTGAAAATAGAGTTACCGCAGGGTGGTGGTGAAATGAAACAACCCGCACAACAAGCGTCCTCGTCGGCGTCCGCAACGAAAGCAAAGTTACCGTCGTTTCACCATCAGCTCAACGTGGCATCGGCGGCGGCGACTGCCGCCAATCCCTCCCCGGAGGACGATCAGAAGGCGGACCCACGGGACGAGATCTACTACTGCCGCGAGCTGCTGACGCACTCGATCGAGCACCGCCGCATCGAGCTGCTCACCATCAGCTCCTTTCACGGGATTCAGACGGCGCGCGAGACGCGCCTGCGCAATCTGTTCCCGGACGAGGCGGCCCAGCGCTGCCATACGTTTAGGGAGAAGAAGATCGTGTTCATCTCTTCCCGCGTGCATCCGGGCGAAACGCCGGCCAGCTTCGTGCTGAACGGGTTTCTCAGCATGCTGCTGGATCGGAAGAGCATCGTCTCGCAGACGCTTCGGCGGATGTACGTGTTCAAGATAATTCCCTTCCTGAACCCGGACGGCGTGTACAACGGGCTGTACCGGTCGGATACGCGCGGTCACAATCTCAACCGGGTGTACATTAGCCCCTGCCACGAGACGCAACCGGCGATCTATGCCGCCAGGAAGTTGATTAG GTACTACCATCTCGGTGTGGATGAAGTTGAATCGTACGAactggaaaaggaaaaggagcaCGTGCACGGGGAAGGATCCAAGGAAGCGATCGGTGTTGTCGATCCCGAAAGTGCTACACCAGCCGGAGAAGGATCCGCACCGGTGGATTCATCGGGAGGCAATGTGAAAATGGCACTGAAAAAAG TCAAACGATTGTCCTCGACCATGTCGCTCCCAGTGGATGGATCGATTCGGAAGCGCCGCACACCGTCCCTGTCCAGCACGCCGCAGTCCACCGTAAGCGTTGCCAGCGAGCGACGGTCCGTGATTGCTTTCGTAACGCCTGCCGAACCGGCGACTAGTTTGTCCAATCGAGCGAAAAGCACCATTTccccatcgtcgtcgtcatcgtcgtcatccgCATCGTGGTCGGATAAACTGTTGGGCAAAATTTTACGCCGTCGACGTGCAAAGGCTGGCGCGTCCGGTGCCTGTGTGTCTACTGGCAGTGGCGCAAAGTTGTCCCCGATAGCGCAAGCCCTTCCCAAACCTACACTGGTGTTGCCGGCGGTGGCGGAGGAAGAGTCAACATCCACCGCAGAGGAGCCAGCGTTGTCGGCAGCGAAATCGTCCCCCTCCTCACCCGAGTTGGTCTCATCACCGACGGGGTTAACCAATGCTAACACAACTACTACCGCTTCCGTTGCATCGTCACCACTCACCGATG AATCGGATTCAGTCGAGCAGGACACACCGGCGGCGTCCGATTCCGGGTTCAGCGAGGCAAGCTCCACCTCGTCCTCGCTGACGTCGAAGGTTGCATCGAGCGCCGCGCTGCCCATTCAATCATCCGCCGATTCCACTGGCAGCCCGCCCACAGCCGATTCCACGCCGCCAGCCGTCGTGCAGCCGCAATCGCTCGTGGCCGCTGCTACGACTGCGGCCCAAGTTTTCACCGAGAaactcattccggagctaaatCCGATCGTTAGCGAAGGGACGGTACCCACcgctagcagcagcaacaaccttGCACCCGCTACAGTCCGCGGTACTGCGGGCGGCCGAAGCGCTTCTAGCCTGAGCttgaaaaaatcaatccaCTCGGTAACGGCCAAGGTCGACACGGGAAAGGGTGGCATCGGCAAGAGCGCCCATCACAAGCAGCACGTGCTGAACAAGCCACAGTTTCTCGGTGCGACCCCCGGCACGCTCAAGTTCAAGGAGTTTCTGGTACATccgcatcaccatcaccatcaccatcatcaccatcatcaccaccatcactatCTGGCGGGGGGAGGAGCAGCGGGTGGAGTAGCTGGCACGGGTGGTGCCATGTCAGCGGGCGGAAACGCTCAAGGGCAGGTCGTAGCCACGCTGCACGGTGGCAAAATGGCGCTGGGCGCGTTCAAAAAGGGCTCCGCAGGTGGCAAGCAGCAAGCTACGTCCTCCTCCACGTCGTCCTTGATCGGTGTGGGTGGTGCTGGTCGAGCTTCCGGCAGTGGTGGAACTGTCCTTGGTGACGGTGGAACCACGGTGGGTGGTAAAAATCGCCCCCAAACGCCTCAAACCAACGCTGCACAGTACAGCCATTATCGATCGCACCGCAACGAGTACCTTAATCCGGTGATGGGCGGCGGTGGCGTTGGCGGTGTGCCGCGCAGCCTGAACATTAGCCTGGACTTTCTGGCCCAGCTGGACGAGCGGCACGATCGGGTGGTGTACGAGGACCGTAGCAATCTGTTCATGTACATCGATCTGCACGGGCACGCCTCGAAGAAGGGCGTGTTCATGTACGGGAACCATCTGCCGAGCACGGTCGAAGCGGTCGAGTGCATGCTGCTGCCGCGGCTGATGAGCCTCAACTCGCAGCACTTCCATTTCGATGCGTGTAATTTCAGCGAGCGCAACATGTACTACAA GGGTAAGCGGGACGGTCTGTCGAAGGAAGGATCGGGACGTGTGGCCGTGTACAAGAGCACCGGTTTGATCAAGAGCTACACGCTGGAATGCAACTACAACACTGGCAAGTGCGTCAACATACTGCCACCCCGGGGTAAGGAGATTGTGGCCAAAACGACGCACACGCTTGTACCCCCGAAGTATACGCCGGCCGTATTCGAGGAG GTTGGGAAAGCCCTCGGACCATCCATTTTGGATCTCACCAACTCGAACCCACTGTCCCGATTGCCGAACTGCGAGTTTCGCACCCTGCAGGGGCTGCGCAACGCGCTGCGGATCGAAATCGAGCGCGGCTCGTCGAAGGCACGCGTCACCAATAAG ACCCAGAAGTCCCACACGAAGCGGCTGGCCAATCAGCTGTCCTGCTCGATAGACGTAGCGAAGGAAAACGCAATCCAGTGGGATCATTCGCTCGGCGCACCGGTGGTCGGTGTGGCCGGCGGCGCAGGGCAGCAAACGGGTGTCCCCGGCCCGACCGTCGCCGTCGCGAGCAAGATGGTGGGTGATCCGGATGCGGCCACACTGTTACTAGCCGGTGGAGGGGGTGGCACCAGTGGCGCGTCCGGTGCTACCGGTGCCGGATCGACGCAACACCCCCGGCAGGTGCTGAAAGCGAGCGGTTCATCGGTGACGCTTAAAACGACACACGTGGTCGGTGCCGGTGGAGCCGGTGGAAAGATTTCCCGCAAGGTCGGTGCCTTCGGTAAGCCGAAAAAATCAAAAGTCCTGTGCGATGTGAGCGgcaccggtggtggtgttggtgtcgGTGTGGGTGGTGGCGTTGTTGGGGCGGTGGGCCCCGGTGGTAAGAAACTCCAGGAGCTAATGCTCCGCAGCACGAAGGAACAAGTGCCTCGCAAAAAGATCAAAGTATCGGCCCAGCAGGCCTCGGAGCTGTGCTTTAAGGGTGGCATTGGGTCGGGCTCGCTGCCCAACTTCCTCACCGTGGTGCCGGGCACGCTGGCCGACCTTCCGGCACTGGGCGCGGGCAAGAAGGTGAAATCGGAAAGCAAACTACTGGACGTGAACGATATGCAGTGCGATGATAGCTTCGATGCGGCACCGTGCTGTTCGTACACCGGTGGTGGCACTGCGTCACCGGGCACCACGATCGTTACCACCACGCACGCTGGCATCTCGAAGCTGATCTCGACGTACACACAGGCAGCAGCAAGCGAGCTGCACACGACGGTCGGCGGCACCACGGTCACAACGGAAGCGTTGATttgcagcggtggtggtgttggcggtGGTGTCGTTGGTGGCGGCAGCGTTGGTGTCGGTGATGTGGTCACGGCTTCGTCTTCGATGGGTCCTTCGATGGAGAGTGTTGTTgtcggtgttggtggtggtggtggtgctggtagcATCGCTAGCGGGAGTGGCGGTAGCAGCAGTGGCGAAGGGAAGGTCGGCACCAAGTTTGGCAAGGGTACGCTCAAGCCTAAGCAAACCAAGCTGGCCAAGTCGACCAAATCGGGCACCGATGCCGGCGGGAAGAAGCTGCTGAAGAAGAAACGCTCCCTTAAGACGGACTCGAGCTTGAAGCGAAAGAAGACGCGTGTTAAGCCGGCCCTGACGTAG